Proteins from one Mercurialis annua linkage group LG7, ddMerAnnu1.2, whole genome shotgun sequence genomic window:
- the LOC126654572 gene encoding uncharacterized protein LOC126654572 isoform X2: MASKSRSLHNLRIVTDSSYSEASIQQVNNQNGSNASSQSQPVEPESCQPIVDTCTEMIENDGRRFKKRGRTTMSSVWNMEKDEKIYVEVDEFGVPCSREGATLGSFLGTIAVNGKYAPLDMPRWDSKDYKSFRDDILTLVQEKFLIPPETKRWVLESVGKKWRDYKSDLKLQHFSRNKPKDQVLTNVPKGVEAAQWRILVNGWYTEQSQKVSQINTANANKKKNKQTTGRKSYARLRKEMEIQNGKVPDRLTFYEKTHKKKDGTYVDDNSKELMDKAKQLQAERSEGSSTNLAKVNEEIFQELMGPEHNGRVRGLGSGVTPTRYFGSTRYDIGGRCHNTTNVCQSEEVKDLKEQLHSMSKTVDALKAFINKQFPRQWTSTGVDNHQDGHSSS; encoded by the exons ATGGCGTCAAAGTCTCGTAGCTTGCATAACTTAAGGATTGTAACAGATAGTTCATATTCTGAAGCCTCGATTCAACAAGTGAATAATCAAAATGGAAGCAATGCATCTTCGCAATCACAACCAGTTGAACCAGAGAGTTGTCAACCTATTGTTGATACTTGCACAGAAATGATAG AGAATGATGGAAGGAGATTTAAAAAGAGAGGGAGAACAACAATGTCTTCAGTATGGAATATGGAAAAGGATGAAAAGATATATGTAGAAGTAGATGAATTTGGAGTTCCATGTTCGAGAGaaggtgcaacacttggatCCTTCTTAGGGACTATTGCAGTGAATGGGAAATACGCACCATTAGATATGCCTAGATGGGATAGCAAAGATTACAAATCATTTCGTGACGATATTTTAACTTTGGTGCAG GAGAAATTTTTGATTCCTCCCGAGACAAAAAGATGGGTTCTTGAATCAGTGGGTAAAAAATGGAGGGATTACAAATCTGACCTAAAATTGCAACATTTCAGTCGCAATAAACCTAAAGATCAAGTCCTAACGAATGTTCCGAAAGGAGTTGAAGCAGCTCAATGGCGTATTTTGGTGAATGGATGGTACACTGAACAAAGTCAG aaaGTAAGCCAAATAAATACTGCCAATGCCAAcaagaagaaaaacaaacaaactacTGGAAGGAAAAGTTATGCGAGGCTGAGGAAAGAAATG gaaATACAAAATGGAAAGGTTCCTGATCGACTTACATTTTACGAAAAGACTCATAAGAAGAAGGACGGCACATATGTTGATGATAATAGTAAAGAGCTAATG GATAAAGCTAAGCAGCTGCAGGCAGAACGCAGTGAAGGTTCTAGTACGAATTTAGCTAAAGTGAATGAAGAGATCTTTCAAGAGCTAATGGGTCCAGAGCATAATGGGAGAGTACGTGGTTTGGGTTCTGGAGTCACTCCTACAAGGTATTTTGGATCGACTAGGTATGATATTGGAGGAAGATGCCATAACACTACAAATGTATGTCAGTCAGAAGAGGTTAAAGATCTTAAGGAACAACTACATAGTATGTCTAAAACCGTGGATGCTTTAAAAGCGTTTATCAACAAGCAATTTCCAAGACAATGGACATCTACAGGAGTTGATAATCATCag GATGGTCATTCTTCAAGTTAA
- the LOC126654572 gene encoding uncharacterized protein LOC126654572 isoform X1 has product MLMNEKFHVWFQSKVIGLERDSTISADIVALGLQMASKSRSLHNLRIVTDSSYSEASIQQVNNQNGSNASSQSQPVEPESCQPIVDTCTEMIENDGRRFKKRGRTTMSSVWNMEKDEKIYVEVDEFGVPCSREGATLGSFLGTIAVNGKYAPLDMPRWDSKDYKSFRDDILTLVQEKFLIPPETKRWVLESVGKKWRDYKSDLKLQHFSRNKPKDQVLTNVPKGVEAAQWRILVNGWYTEQSQKVSQINTANANKKKNKQTTGRKSYARLRKEMEIQNGKVPDRLTFYEKTHKKKDGTYVDDNSKELMDKAKQLQAERSEGSSTNLAKVNEEIFQELMGPEHNGRVRGLGSGVTPTRYFGSTRYDIGGRCHNTTNVCQSEEVKDLKEQLHSMSKTVDALKAFINKQFPRQWTSTGVDNHQDGHSSS; this is encoded by the exons ATGTTGATGAATGAAAAGTTTCACGTTTGGTTTCAAAGCAAG GTTATAGGTCTGGAACGTGACTCGACTATCTCTGCTGACATTGTGGCCCTAG GGTTACAAATGGCGTCAAAGTCTCGTAGCTTGCATAACTTAAGGATTGTAACAGATAGTTCATATTCTGAAGCCTCGATTCAACAAGTGAATAATCAAAATGGAAGCAATGCATCTTCGCAATCACAACCAGTTGAACCAGAGAGTTGTCAACCTATTGTTGATACTTGCACAGAAATGATAG AGAATGATGGAAGGAGATTTAAAAAGAGAGGGAGAACAACAATGTCTTCAGTATGGAATATGGAAAAGGATGAAAAGATATATGTAGAAGTAGATGAATTTGGAGTTCCATGTTCGAGAGaaggtgcaacacttggatCCTTCTTAGGGACTATTGCAGTGAATGGGAAATACGCACCATTAGATATGCCTAGATGGGATAGCAAAGATTACAAATCATTTCGTGACGATATTTTAACTTTGGTGCAG GAGAAATTTTTGATTCCTCCCGAGACAAAAAGATGGGTTCTTGAATCAGTGGGTAAAAAATGGAGGGATTACAAATCTGACCTAAAATTGCAACATTTCAGTCGCAATAAACCTAAAGATCAAGTCCTAACGAATGTTCCGAAAGGAGTTGAAGCAGCTCAATGGCGTATTTTGGTGAATGGATGGTACACTGAACAAAGTCAG aaaGTAAGCCAAATAAATACTGCCAATGCCAAcaagaagaaaaacaaacaaactacTGGAAGGAAAAGTTATGCGAGGCTGAGGAAAGAAATG gaaATACAAAATGGAAAGGTTCCTGATCGACTTACATTTTACGAAAAGACTCATAAGAAGAAGGACGGCACATATGTTGATGATAATAGTAAAGAGCTAATG GATAAAGCTAAGCAGCTGCAGGCAGAACGCAGTGAAGGTTCTAGTACGAATTTAGCTAAAGTGAATGAAGAGATCTTTCAAGAGCTAATGGGTCCAGAGCATAATGGGAGAGTACGTGGTTTGGGTTCTGGAGTCACTCCTACAAGGTATTTTGGATCGACTAGGTATGATATTGGAGGAAGATGCCATAACACTACAAATGTATGTCAGTCAGAAGAGGTTAAAGATCTTAAGGAACAACTACATAGTATGTCTAAAACCGTGGATGCTTTAAAAGCGTTTATCAACAAGCAATTTCCAAGACAATGGACATCTACAGGAGTTGATAATCATCag GATGGTCATTCTTCAAGTTAA
- the LOC126655074 gene encoding uncharacterized protein LOC126655074 yields the protein MSKYNDDEQIEIAAPTSGLVSYFQREGKAKLSQLTGRADVKAERGGLDVVAVLDVGSSMKNEDGKNLKTMQSALRFLIKKLTPDDRLSVVTFPRKAERMFPLRWMTASAQAEIGELVDSLKAEQVLEGLLLGKQVLDGRRLVQGRAPVIMLMSDVEDDMNGDDKSVVDLQIPTTDVPVFTYGFGVNVNVKLLLDIAKMSNGGTFSYISHEEDLNNAFSFVPELTKSQSEKKLEIKSSADQKGGVKESTEIVETVKSGAKKVFKIMTDAADSQKKSPAAVDPDKDVNVKSLGTYATGLFSKPAMNITLSGTRIETPLAGASEKKPECKTVPYHGLAGAAQKDGAQESAEIVETMKDGAKKVFKFIRDAADAPKQSPTSTEPDKDANTKSTGYFSKPWMSMTLSGTKTETKPEIKEVSHQSGEPSALSSLASLDRQRYAATSDTSPDEEANDGKNALMDATTELNKLLELMKDAGDAQKISSDSSNPDKDVKVESLGSGTPTKTQQSEEIIIEQVRLVYPATRDNNMGTATNSLFATPGMNIYLDKINTPQALEDEKDVLEPNELPSDKGVEDDPFEPFVKSLGENHQKAIQILKLNDNVFDSDNTVQVKDLENIVANVQIAIQSLRQMQDTDIKSLRQLLET from the exons ATGAGTAAGTACAACGATGATGAACAGATTGAGATTGCTGCACCCACCTCAG GACTTGTATCATACTTTCAGCGAGAGGGGAAAGCAAAGCTGAGTCAGCTTACGGGCAGAGCCGACGTGAAAGCTGAAAGAGGCGGACTGGATGTTGTCGCAGTGTTAGATGTCGGCAGCAGCATGAAGAATGAAGATGGAAAGAACCTGAAAACAATGCAAAGTGCCCTGCGGTTCTTGATCAAGAAACTTACACCGGATGATCGTCTCTCCGTTGTGACATTCCCGAGGAAGGCCGAGCGGATGTTCCCTTTGAGGTGGATGACCGCAAGTGCTCAAGCGGAGATTGGAGAACTCGTTGACAGCTTAAAGGCGGAACAAGTGCTCGAAGGACTTTTGTTGGGAAAACAAGTTCTCGATGGCCGCAGATTAGTCCAGGGGCGTGCCCCTGTTATTATGCTTATGTCGGATGTGGAAGACGATATGAATGGAGATGATAAAAGTGTCGTAGATTTGCAGATTCCGACAACCGATGTACCTGTATTCACATATGGTTTTGGCGTAAACGTAAACGTGAAG CTGCTCTTAGATATCGCAAAGATGAGCAACGGGGgaactttttcatatatttCTCATGAGGAAGATTTGAACAACGCATTTTCCTTTGTTCCGGAGTTGACCAAATCACAATCAGAGAAGAAATTGGAGATCAAGTCAAGTGCTGATCAGAAGGGTGGTGTGAAGGAGTCTACTGAAATTGTTGAGACGGTGAAATCTGGGGCGAAAAAGGTGTTTAAAATTATGACAGATGCAGCTGATTCTCAGAAGAAATCACCAGCCGCAGTAGATCCAGACAAGGATGTGAATGTTAAATCTCTCGGCACATATGCAACAGGCTTATTTTCCAAGCCTGCGATGAACATAACTCTCTCAGGAACACGAATAGAGACGCCCCTTGCAGGTGCTTCTGAGAAGAAACCGGAGTGTAAGACAGTGCCATATCATGGTCTTGCAGGTGCTGCTCAGAAGGATGGTGCCCAGGAGTCAGCTGAAATTGTTGAGACGATGAAAGATGGGGCGAAAAAGGTGTTTAAGTTTATCAGAGATGCAGCTGATGCTCCGAAGCAATCACCAACCTCAACGGAACCGGACAAGGATGCAAACACTAAATCTACAGGCTATTTTTCTAAACCATGGATGAGCATGACTCTCTCAGGGACAAAAACAGAGACAAAACCGGAGATCAAAGAAGTTTCACATCAGAGTGGGGAGCCTTCTGCACTGTCATCTTTGGCTTCCCTTGATCGCCAGCGTTACGCTGCAACAAGCGACACATCACCCGACGAGGAAGCTAACGATGGTAAGAATGCTCTAATGGATGCTACCACTGAGCTGAATAAGTTATTAGAATTGATGAAAGATGCAGGTGATGCTCAAAAGATATCATCAGACTCATCGAATCCGGACAAGGATGTTAAAGTTGAATCTCTCGGCTCAGGGACACCAACAAAGACTCAGCAGAGTGAAGAGATTATTATAGAGCAGGTTCGCCTGGTTTACCCTGCAACACGTGACAATAATATGGGAACTGCAACCAATAGTTTATTTGCCACCCCGGGTATGAACATTTACTTGGACAAAATCAACACACCACAAGCCTTAGAAGATGAGAAGGATGTCCTGGAGCCTAATGAACTTCCATCGGACAAGGGAGTCGAAGATGATCCGTTTGAGCCATTCGTTAAATCGCTTGGCGAGAATCATCAGAAGGCTATTCAGATTCTAAAACTGAACGATAACGTATTTGACAGTGATAACACGGTTCAAGTTAAAGACCTGGAAAACATAGTAGCTAATGTTCAAATCGCCATTCAGTCTCTCCGACAAATGCAAGACACTGACATTAAAAGTCTCCGTCAGCTCCTCGAAACCTGA
- the LOC126655066 gene encoding E3 ubiquitin-protein ligase WAV3-like codes for MTLYDDDEQIEISDTSAGTQSSDKGDGKTKLTIKRKDEAPLKETDFEVLLELTGTADLKDRTGLDLVAVLDISDSMKFEEGKKLKRMKTAMQFVIKKLTPNDRLSVVTFAKTAARKCALEKMDVAAQAKIGELVENLTASGLTNIVDGLLVGKQILDGRKLTMGRASAVLFMCDGEDTVYKENVRDVLQQQIPVINFPVYTFGFGRKQDAVLLKEIADKSPGGTYSDVQNEENLTKAFSQCLAGLLTIVAPDLTLTITPEKNSKIISVTDVGFKKSTNADGSLTIFFGDLFSKEIRKVIVSLSLSEIKLRPRRKTASSDILQVNYTYTYSKGIIFRADAQLVNITRSATPKVTQENEDILIEKDRLATLKAIKAAIAEADRDNLAGAVSILDAAQNSLHDAVYDRNEMIEIMKYELKKILAFMITADSYKKRGRPFALSCVIAHDRQRYATKGDIDLEIMRLFATPRMNQGLVQATNFDKDSSISPPTADEDTKEELKNNPYGPVAERLGNHNQNAKNSLLQNDNKFENVETLEDIENIARNVRNAIQSLEKMLDSIKDLLAALKSSQKT; via the exons ATGACTTTGTACGACGATGATGAGCAGATTGAGATTTCAG ATACGTCTGCTGGGACTCAATCATCCGACAAAGGAGACGGAAAGACAAAGCTAACTATCAAAAGAAAGGATGAGGCGCCGCTGAAAGAAACCGATTTCGAAGTGTTGCTGGAGCTGACGGGCACAGCGGATTTGAAGGACAGAACGGGACTTGATCTGGTTGCTGTATTAGATATTAGCGACAGCATGAAGTTCGAAGAAGGAAAGAAACTGAAGAGAATGAAAACTGCGATGCAATTCGTGATCAAGAAACTTACGCCGAATGATCGTCTCTCAGTTGTCACATTCGCGAAAACAGCTGCAAGAAAATGCGCGTTGGAAAAGATGGATGTCGCTGCTCAAGCGAAGATCGGAGAACTAGTCGAAAATTTAACAGCAAGTGGGCTTACGAACATAGTTGATGGCCTTTTAGTAGGCAAACAAATCCTCGACGGCCGCAAATTGACTATGGGACGCGCCTCTGCCGTCTTGTTTATGTGCGATGGTGAAGACACCGTGTATAAAGAAAATGTTAGAGATGTTCTCCAGCAGCAGATTCCTGTAATCAATTTCCCTGTATACACATTCGGTTTTGGCAGAAAACAAGATGCAGTG CTACTGAAAGAAATCGCAGATAAGAGCCCGGGAGGAACTTATTCGGATGTTCAAAATGAGGAAAATTTGACGAAAGCGTTTTCCCAGTGTTTGGCTGGGCTTCTTACTATCGTCGCTCCTGACTTGACGTTGACCATCACACCGGAGAAGAACTCAAAGATAATCTCAGTGACAGATGTGGGTTTTAAAAAATCCACAAACGCTGATGGCTCACTCACAATTTTCTTCGGAGATCTCTTCAGTAAAGAAATACGCAAGGTTATAGTTTCGCTTAGTCTATCCGAGATTAAACTTAGACCACGTCGAAAAACAGCCTCCTCCGACATTCTCCAAGTCAACTATACCTACACCTA TTCTAAAGGGATCATATTTCGGGCTGATGCTCAACTCGTTAATATAACTAGATCTGCGACACCAAAAGTGACACAAGAGAACGAGGACATTTTGATTGAAAAGGATCGTCTGGCTACATTAAAGGCGATAAAAGCTGCAATAGCTGAGGCTGATCGCGATAATCTGGCAGGAGCAGTTTCCATTCTCGATGCTGCCCAGAACTCGCTTCATGATGCTGTCTATGACCGTAATGAAATGATAGAGATAATGAAATACGAGCTGAAAAAGATCTTAGCATTTATGATAACTGCTGATTCCTACAAAAAGAGAGGGCGTCCATTCGCACTTTCATGTGTGATTGCTCATGATCGCCAGCGTTATGCTACGAAAGGTGACATTGATTTGGAAATTATGCGTTTATTTGCCACGCCACGAATGAACCAAGGCCTTGTGCAAGCGACAAACTTCGACAAGGATTCCAGCATATCACCACCTACAGCGGATGAGGATACGAAGGAAGAACTTAAAAATAATCCGTATGGTCCGGTGGCTGAACGTCTTGGGAACCATAATCAGAATGCAAAGAATTCTCTATTACAGAATGATAACAAATTTGAGAATGTCGAGACACTTGAAGACATTGAAAATATAGCACGAAATGTTCGGAATGCCATCCAATCGCTAGAGAAGATGCTCGACTCTATTAAGGATCTCCTTGCAGCCTTGAAAAGCAGCCAGAAAACCTGA